From candidate division KSB1 bacterium, one genomic window encodes:
- a CDS encoding sugar ABC transporter permease produces the protein MRAGTPSLWMRIRKNRMAYLYAGPAFLVMAAVILYPFVYNVVISLSNMSLTHLRDWRIIGFQQYVRVFSEPIFYSVFLKTILWTVINVFFHVTIGVFLALLLNRPLFGRGVIRTLLILPWAIPQYIVALTWRGMFHYPEGAINLILTKVFHVGPIEWLSDPTLAFVAALIVNIWLGFPFMMVVALGGLQSIPEELYEAADVDGARRIDRLRHITLPLLKPVMIPAVSLGVIWTFNNLNVIWLVSNGGQPADSTHILVSYVYRAAFNYYRYGYAAALSMVIFFILLVFSVNFIRRTRATEAVY, from the coding sequence ATGAGAGCCGGAACCCCATCGCTGTGGATGCGGATTCGCAAGAACCGGATGGCCTATCTCTACGCCGGGCCTGCCTTCCTGGTGATGGCGGCCGTGATCCTCTATCCCTTCGTCTACAATGTGGTCATCTCCCTGTCGAACATGAGCCTGACGCATCTCCGCGACTGGAGGATCATCGGGTTTCAGCAATACGTGCGCGTGTTCTCGGAGCCGATCTTCTACAGCGTGTTTCTCAAGACCATCCTCTGGACGGTGATCAATGTCTTCTTTCACGTGACAATCGGGGTTTTTCTGGCTTTATTGCTGAACCGCCCTCTGTTCGGTCGCGGCGTGATCCGCACCTTGCTCATTTTGCCCTGGGCCATCCCGCAATACATTGTGGCCCTTACCTGGCGCGGGATGTTTCACTACCCGGAGGGAGCGATTAACCTCATTCTGACCAAGGTATTCCACGTGGGACCGATCGAGTGGTTGTCGGACCCGACCCTTGCCTTTGTGGCGGCTTTAATCGTGAATATCTGGCTCGGCTTTCCCTTCATGATGGTTGTCGCCCTGGGCGGGTTGCAGTCGATCCCAGAAGAGCTTTACGAGGCCGCAGACGTGGACGGGGCGCGTCGGATCGACCGCTTGCGCCACATCACCCTGCCGCTCCTGAAGCCCGTGATGATCCCGGCCGTTTCTCTCGGCGTGATCTGGACGTTCAATAACCTGAATGTGATCTGGCTTGTCTCGAATGGGGGACAGCCTGCGGACAGCACCCACATCCTGGTCAGCTACGTCTATCGTGCTGCCTTCAACTACTACCGCTACGGATATGCGGCGGCCTTGTCGATGGTTATTTTCTTCATCCTGCTCGTGTTCAGTGTGAACTTCATTCGTAGGACGAGGGCCACGGAGGCAGTGTACTGA
- a CDS encoding ABC transporter permease subunit — translation MARTRRDPWYVTLAIYAVLIVAVAIAVYPVLVILGISLRPGHMLHALSLRIIPENATLESYRQLFREQPFLRWLFNSTIVSVMVTILGVSLASTAGYAFSRYRFPGHAAGMIALITTQMFPVTMLLLPLYIMLIKLHLFDSFVGLVIAYSATALPFCIWQMKGYYDTIPVSVEEASWIDGAGRFRTFYEIVLPLAAPALVITALFSFMAAWSEYLVAAVILHDRALYTLPLGLKQFQSNFDTQWGLYAAGAVVVMIPVVVVFMILSRWLVSGLTLGSVKG, via the coding sequence ATGGCGCGCACAAGGAGGGATCCCTGGTACGTCACGCTGGCGATCTACGCGGTGCTGATCGTCGCGGTGGCGATCGCCGTTTACCCGGTGCTGGTGATTCTGGGCATCTCGCTGCGGCCCGGACATATGCTGCACGCCCTCTCCCTTCGCATCATCCCCGAAAACGCCACTCTTGAATCCTACCGCCAGTTGTTCCGGGAGCAGCCGTTTCTCCGCTGGCTGTTCAACAGCACGATCGTCTCGGTAATGGTCACGATTCTGGGGGTGAGCTTGGCGAGCACCGCAGGCTATGCCTTCTCGCGCTACCGCTTCCCCGGCCACGCAGCCGGGATGATCGCTCTGATCACAACCCAGATGTTCCCGGTAACGATGCTCCTCCTCCCCCTGTACATCATGCTGATCAAGCTCCATCTCTTCGATTCGTTTGTGGGACTTGTGATCGCCTACTCGGCCACAGCCTTGCCCTTCTGCATCTGGCAAATGAAAGGCTATTACGACACCATCCCCGTAAGCGTGGAGGAGGCCTCGTGGATCGACGGAGCGGGTCGCTTCCGCACGTTCTACGAGATTGTCCTCCCGTTGGCGGCGCCGGCGCTTGTGATCACGGCCCTCTTCTCCTTCATGGCCGCCTGGTCAGAATACCTTGTGGCGGCAGTGATCCTCCACGACCGAGCGCTGTACACTCTTCCCCTTGGCCTGAAGCAATTTCAGAGCAACTTCGACACGCAATGGGGCCTGTACGCAGCGGGAGCGGTCGTGGTGATGATCCCTGTGGTGGTGGTGTTCATGATCCTCAGTCGCTGGCTGGTCTCGGGCCTAACGCTGGGAAGCGTGAAGGGATGA
- a CDS encoding extracellular solute-binding protein, producing MRYVAAIMAVLLVGCVVLLFTFGASRRAPHELAIWTQDLAPGRAVLDSLLRQYERERPGVHVQLVYYETEELRSNFIVAALGGSGPDLVYGPSDQVGPFVAMQIIQPLEPFLEQDFLSDFVEQGQVWYEGHLYMLGDRVGNHLMLVYNRDLVPHPPETTDELIALGKRLTQDLDGDGIVDRYGLAWNYVEPFFFIPFLVGYGGWVMDEDGRPTLDTPATVRACQFIYDLKERYRIIAREADLDVVNTLFKMGRAAMVINGPWSWRSYQEAGVNMGLALLPKVSDTGLYAAPMVSATGYCLNVNTRGERLRYALDLLRYLTSTDAQVRLSRALTVVPSRRSAQQHPLVQQNPLLEISQRQIELGRPMPIRPEMRAIWDAMRPYYQLVLSGAMRPEEAARRMQQEAEKKIREMHED from the coding sequence ATGCGCTACGTGGCCGCCATCATGGCCGTGCTGCTGGTTGGCTGTGTGGTGCTGCTTTTCACCTTCGGAGCAAGCCGCAGGGCGCCCCACGAGCTTGCCATCTGGACGCAGGACCTGGCCCCCGGGCGGGCCGTACTGGACTCGCTTCTTCGCCAGTACGAAAGAGAGCGCCCGGGCGTGCACGTCCAGCTTGTGTACTACGAGACGGAAGAGCTGCGCAGCAACTTCATCGTCGCCGCGCTTGGGGGAAGTGGCCCCGATCTGGTCTACGGTCCCTCGGACCAGGTAGGACCTTTTGTCGCCATGCAGATTATCCAGCCCCTGGAGCCCTTCCTCGAGCAGGATTTTCTTTCAGACTTCGTGGAACAGGGGCAGGTCTGGTACGAGGGCCATCTGTACATGCTCGGCGACCGGGTGGGCAACCACCTGATGCTGGTCTACAATAGGGACCTCGTCCCCCATCCGCCAGAGACCACCGACGAGCTGATCGCGCTTGGGAAACGCCTCACGCAGGACCTGGATGGCGACGGAATTGTGGACCGCTACGGGCTGGCGTGGAACTACGTGGAACCGTTCTTCTTCATCCCCTTTCTTGTCGGCTACGGTGGCTGGGTTATGGACGAGGACGGAAGGCCTACTCTGGACACACCCGCCACGGTGCGAGCCTGCCAGTTCATCTACGATCTGAAGGAAAGGTATCGCATCATTGCCCGCGAGGCTGACCTCGACGTGGTGAACACGCTGTTCAAGATGGGCCGCGCGGCCATGGTGATCAACGGTCCGTGGTCATGGCGGAGCTACCAGGAGGCCGGGGTTAACATGGGCCTGGCCCTGCTGCCCAAGGTGAGCGACACGGGCCTTTACGCAGCCCCGATGGTCTCAGCCACCGGCTATTGCCTGAACGTCAACACCAGGGGCGAGCGCCTTCGCTATGCCCTGGATCTGCTCCGGTACCTGACCTCCACAGACGCCCAGGTTCGTCTGAGCCGGGCGCTCACGGTCGTTCCCTCCCGGCGCTCGGCACAGCAGCATCCCCTGGTGCAACAGAATCCGCTGCTGGAGATTTCCCAGAGGCAGATCGAGCTGGGGCGCCCGATGCCCATTCGGCCGGAGATGCGGGCCATTTGGGATGCCATGCGCCCCTACTACCAGCTTGTGTTGAGCGGGGCGATGCGACCGGAGGAGGCCGCCCGCCGGATGCAGCAGGAAGCCGAAAAGAAGATCCGCGAGATGCACGAGGATTGA
- a CDS encoding peptidylprolyl isomerase, translating to MRYRLLSYRCSWVVLVALLLTWGCSRDRMDPDALAKVDHEQIRRDEFIRSILLMPRYDPRRKGVSAIRQHLNSLVENKLLARYARQQGLDRDPRIQKRMKWIEQNAMVEQLFREVVQKKVQVTEAELREAFVKYNTRIRARHLFARTEQEAYDLYERLQNGADWDSLARQLFRDATLAENGGDLGWFKFGEMDPDFEAACYALPPGQISEPVRTRFGWHIIRVEDKQVNPILTEHDFAQNYKKLERIVRSRKENALANRYVKELMEPLNVRVRGKAFAFLLEKARIYFGEPTRQGKLPPQPIRDQQVVSFSQLMEPFRDEVLVEFRGGHWTIGDFLDRLEAMPPAERPRLNSAGGLQRGIKWMIRDEFLAREARKMGLQHHPYVRSEVALWFEDTMAQLVKARIADTISVTEAEIQSYYQSHPEKYGVQDRVSIREILVPDSLLAAQLLARAQRGEDFSRLARQYTRRTWARDRGGEFPYFVRGSYGIIGELAFQHGVGEWVGPVRTAEGFSIFQVIGRKEGFLPPMSEDAKLQVENELRRQKFEAVYQPLIEGLRSRSHIVFADSTFRRVAEELGGEDFAFMVVRKIKQ from the coding sequence ATGCGATACCGACTATTGTCCTACCGCTGCAGTTGGGTTGTGCTGGTAGCGCTCTTGCTTACGTGGGGGTGCTCGCGGGATCGGATGGACCCCGACGCGCTGGCCAAGGTTGATCATGAGCAGATCCGCCGGGACGAATTCATCCGCAGCATCCTGCTGATGCCGCGCTACGACCCGCGACGCAAAGGGGTTAGCGCCATCCGGCAGCATCTCAACTCCCTCGTGGAGAACAAGCTCCTGGCCCGCTACGCGCGCCAGCAGGGGCTGGACCGCGACCCGCGTATCCAGAAGCGGATGAAGTGGATCGAGCAGAATGCAATGGTGGAGCAGCTCTTCCGGGAAGTCGTGCAGAAGAAGGTGCAGGTGACGGAGGCCGAGCTGCGTGAGGCCTTCGTGAAGTACAACACGCGGATCCGCGCACGGCACCTCTTCGCTCGCACCGAGCAGGAGGCGTACGACCTGTACGAAAGGCTCCAGAATGGCGCCGACTGGGACTCGCTGGCCCGGCAGTTGTTCCGCGATGCCACCCTGGCTGAGAACGGCGGGGACCTGGGCTGGTTCAAGTTCGGTGAAATGGACCCCGACTTCGAGGCGGCCTGCTACGCTCTGCCCCCCGGCCAGATCTCCGAGCCGGTACGCACACGCTTCGGCTGGCACATCATTCGGGTCGAGGACAAGCAGGTCAACCCCATCCTCACCGAGCACGATTTCGCGCAGAACTACAAGAAGCTGGAGCGCATTGTGCGCTCGCGGAAGGAGAACGCCCTGGCTAACCGATACGTGAAGGAGCTTATGGAACCCCTGAACGTGCGGGTCCGGGGTAAGGCATTCGCCTTTCTCCTCGAAAAGGCCCGTATCTACTTTGGGGAGCCTACCCGCCAGGGCAAGCTTCCGCCGCAGCCGATCCGCGACCAGCAGGTCGTCTCCTTCTCGCAACTGATGGAGCCCTTCCGGGACGAGGTGCTGGTGGAGTTTCGCGGCGGACACTGGACCATCGGGGACTTCCTGGACCGCTTGGAGGCAATGCCTCCGGCGGAACGGCCGCGCCTCAACTCCGCCGGAGGGCTCCAGCGCGGGATCAAGTGGATGATTCGCGACGAATTCCTGGCCCGAGAGGCGCGGAAAATGGGCCTTCAGCATCACCCCTACGTGCGAAGCGAAGTGGCTCTCTGGTTCGAAGACACGATGGCCCAGCTGGTGAAGGCGCGGATCGCCGACACCATCTCCGTCACGGAGGCGGAAATCCAGAGCTATTACCAGAGCCACCCGGAAAAGTACGGGGTGCAGGATCGAGTGAGCATCCGCGAGATCCTCGTTCCCGACAGCCTGCTTGCAGCGCAGCTGCTGGCGAGGGCGCAAAGGGGCGAGGATTTTAGCCGCCTGGCGCGCCAGTACACGAGAAGAACCTGGGCCCGGGACAGGGGAGGGGAATTCCCGTACTTCGTGCGTGGAAGCTACGGCATTATCGGGGAGCTCGCCTTCCAGCACGGCGTGGGTGAGTGGGTCGGACCGGTCCGCACCGCCGAAGGCTTTTCGATTTTCCAGGTGATCGGTCGCAAAGAAGGCTTTCTACCGCCCATGTCGGAGGATGCCAAACTGCAGGTGGAGAACGAGCTGCGTCGGCAGAAGTTTGAGGCGGTGTACCAGCCCCTGATCGAGGGCCTGCGCAGCCGTAGTCACATCGTCTTCGCTGACAGCACGTTCCGGCGGGTGGCCGAGGAGTTGGGCGGCGAGGATTTCGCCTTTATGGTCGTGCGGAAGATCAAGCAATAG